Within Spinacia oleracea cultivar Varoflay chromosome 4, BTI_SOV_V1, whole genome shotgun sequence, the genomic segment TCACGGACTCAGCTGTGTTGGATAGCTGGGAAAAGAGGCTCGAGGATATCTTTGATGGACGCCCTCATGACAAAATTGATGCCGCTTTGGCTGACACTGTCCAACGATTTCCCCTTGACATCAAGGTAGTTTTCCTTAGATTTCTTGTTGCTTTTTTTTTCCTGTTAGTTTTGCTACACTAACttacatttcttgacaaatagCCGTTCAAAGACTTGATGAAAGGAATGAGAATGGACACGTGGAAAAAACGCTATGAGAACTATGAAGAGCTTGAACTGTATTGCTACTATGTATCAGGAACTGGTGGGTTAATGACTATTCCGATAGCAGGAATTTCACCAGAGTTTGCAAGTTCCACAGAAAGCGTTTATAAAGCCGCTCTTTCCTTGGGTACTGCTTTCCAACTGACTAACATCCTAAGAGATGTAGAAGAAGagtaaggccctgttctttttggcttattTTCAGTTTCATAACTTATTTTtcggttcagttcagttcagttcagttaagttccgctcagttcagttcagtgaACTAATAGTGCCTATTTTTTTCAATGTAGTGCTTTAAGGGGGAGAGTGTACCTTCCACAAGACGAGCTCAGAGAGTTTGGACTAACAGACAAGGACATTTTCTCAAAGAATGTCTCAGAGAAATGGAGGGAATTCACAAAGAAGCAGATAGTTAGGGCAAGATACTATTATGATCTAGCAGAACAAGGTGTTTCTCAGCTAAACAGCGAAAGTAGGTGGCCGGTGTGGGCGTCATTGATGCTATATCGAGCAATCTTGGACAGGATAGAGAGAAACAATTACGACAACTTAACAAAGCGAGCAAAATTAGGGAATGCTGAGAAACTTATGTTGCTGCCATTAGCTTATGCGAAAGCCACAGGGTGGTAGTACCCAAGAACAGAACCAGTGCATTAGTGCTAATTAAACACTGATTATGTTGTTCATAAGAAAAGTTTCATGGTAAACTCTTTGATCATTGTAATACTAATTGAGTAATTGCACATATGATTAAGTTAAGACAGGAAGTAATAGCATTGTTGTATTATATCATGGTCAAAGAAGACTATTATTAACCAGAAATGAACACAAAATGGAGCTAATTTTTCACATTAAAACAACCAAAAATATCAAAGTCTAGAAAACAGAGACGTACTGAAACTTCTACCAGTGAAAATGATGCTGATTTTGACAATTTTTTAGTGGTTATCAGTAAATTTAGCCCCACTCTTTAAAGAATGTAGTTAGATAACAACCAATCAAGATCAAATCATCCAAACTTTCCTCCTTTTTTCTTCTAACAAATGAAACCAAATTTGGTAAGAATGTAACCAAGTAGATATCCCTTTTAAATCCTATGTATATAAATAGTATAAAacatcaaataaaaaaaattaccctTTAAAGAAATCACTGAAATATGAACAACTATTCATTAGAGTTGCAGTTCCTGCACCTGAAGCCTGCTAAACTTGGCCGAACCTCGTTGATTCGAAAATCGAGAAGCAACCCGAGAAGCGCCCTTGTTCTATCCGATAAAGGCGTTGATCCTCTCGTTGAATTAAAAATCAAACAAGTTATTGAGAGGCAGTTTAAGGGTTTCATATCATTATCCAAGAAAGAAACACAGTTTGATCCTGCTCTTCTTAAAGAGGCTTATGAAACTTGTAAACAAATCTGTTCTGAACGTTCTACCACCTACTATCTAGGTAGTTTTCACCTCTTAATACTATTTTACTACTTAATTAAGCATCTTAGTTcgggtttttttgttttgtttttttcaattttcgagtctgaTGGAAAATGGTTCAGGAAGTTTGCTGATGactgaagaaagaaagaaagcagTTTGGGCAGTCTATGGTATGTTTGTCTCCCTAACTTAACCAAACACACTGTAACAAAAAGATCAAGATTCCAAATAAGGATCAAAGAACAGAATTTGGCTGAAATATTTAGACCAATGATTCATAAATTAATCAAACACTCTGTAACAAAAAGATAAAGATTCCTAATATGGATCAAATTATAGAATTTGGCTGAAATATTTAGACAAATGCTTCATTATCCCTAACCTGCAGCTTGGGGGCAAAGGACAGATGAGTTAGTAGATGAGAAACTCGCAAGCGAGGCTGAGTTAGATAGCTGGGAAAAGAAGCTTGAAGACATCTTCAATGGTTGTCCTCAAGATATAGCAGACACTGCTTTAGCTGACAGTGTTCAGAGATTTCCCCTTGACATTGAGGTTTCTCCTGCACAACTTTTCTCCTAGACTCTTCCTTTTACGGCTCTGTTTGGTTTGGTATAAAACGTTTGAAGtacaaaatgattttccatggaaaacaaaCACAGTTCCAAACtatttttcctttgtttttccaCCTTCGAAAGAGCTatgaaaaattgtttttcataAACTTgacaaaccaaacaacgtaaaatgattgaaaaggggaaaatcgtattccatgaaaacgttttacactctaccaaacggagccttaccACTGTTATTCTTCTtggcttttttttttgacaataaTTTACTTTTTTCTTGGTGATTAGCCTTTCAAAGATTTGCTCAAAGGGATGAGAATGGACACATGGAAAACTCGTTACGAGAACTACGAAGAGCTTATACTGTACTGCTACTATGTAGCTGTAACAGGTTGCTTAATGGCTCTCCCTATAGCAGGAATTTCACCAGAATCTGACACTTCTACTGAAAGCATTTACAATGCAGTCGTTTGCTTAGGAATCGGAAACCAGCTAACTAACATCCTCAGAGATGTAGCAGAAGAGTAAACTCTaaattttatacttattactCCATAATTAGGGTTAAAAATCAGCTGATTAACATCCTCAGATATGTAGCAGAAGAGTTAAACTCTCTACTTATTGCTCCATAAATCAGCTGATTAACATCCTCAGACTCTACTTATTACTCCATAATTAGGGTTAAAAATCAGCTGATTAACATCCTCAGAGATGTAGCAGAAGAGTAAACTCTAAATTCTCTACTTATTACTCCATAATTAGGGTTAAAAATCAGCTGATTAACTCTCAGATATGTTTGTTTCTTTGATTCAGTGCTTCTAGGGGGAGAGTGTACCTTCCACAAGACGAGCTAAGAGAGTTTGGGTTGACAGACGATGATATATTGTCCGGGAATGTCACAGAGAAATGGCGGGAATTCACGAAGATGCAGATAAAGAGAGCAAGATACTATTACGATCAAGGAGAGTATATTGCTTCTCAGCTAGACATCGCCAGTAGGTGGCCGGTATGCAACATACTAACTCATATAAAAAAAACGTAATATCACTATGAATCTAGCAATATATATCACTATGAATATACTGCTTCATCACacatataaaaaaaacacataatATCACTATGAATACATCAATATATACTTGTATATTCTAAGAGAAGAATCGAAGTTTGTACTCAGAACCAGAGAGAGTAATCGCAAACATATATGTAAAGATGGCGGTGGGCCGGGCCACaagttcaaaaaaataaaagccATGCCCAAGACAAGAAAAAAGCACGGCCAGGCAcgagcacgaagtcgtgggGCGTGTGCcacattttttggaaaaagaacgACAAGGCATAAAACTATGGCCGAGGACTGACCCGCCCCGGCATAAAAAACGTGGCCCAAgacacgaaaaaagcacggtCCGACACGAAGTCGTGGGCCGCATTTATTTGAAAAAAGAATGACAAGGCACAGCACGAGGGCCCGGCCCGACAGCCCGATGCAGAGTGGATGGGCCAGTTCAGGCACATGACCCTTGGACTCGGCCCAAATCCTGACCCATCCCGGCCCACCTCCATCTTTAAGTATATGGTTTTTCTCACCCCAAAAGAATGTTACTGCTAAAGACTGAAAGACTAAACTTAATCAGCATATCATGCATAAACTGATACATACTACTGACTGACAAAACTGAGGGGTTGTTAAATTTGATTAAACCTAGGTGTGGGCATCAATGCTGTTGTACCGGAAGATATTGGATAAAATAGAGGCAAACAATTACGACAACTTAACCACACGAGCTAAAGTCGGGAACACGGAGAAGCTGCTAACGCTGCCACTAGCTTACGGCAAAGCCATGGGTTGGTGTCCAGAAAAGGTCGTCCCTCGTTGATTAATCTCACTAATCCACCAACACAAAGTTCCATTTACATATGTACTGTCAACTCTTGTGAAACATCAGATGTATCAAAATCAAGGAATCAGAGACGTACTAAAATTTCCACCCATGAAAATAACATTGATTTTCAGCTTTTGACACAGATAAGGTTTTAGTGGTTGTACATTAAGCCCCGCGATTTTAAGATTAAACCATGCACAATAATCCCACAGGTTTAACATTAAAACTAAAAGGATCCTCCTATTTCCTTTGAAAAACAAAACCAAGCACTTCAACTTCAACTCAGCAACTAAGGTATGAACTACTTAGGtagtgttctcttcacctgaatttcacttatcttatcttattttattagccctgaacttatcttattttatcttatcttatcttattgacctttatcttatcttatctgaacttattgacccttatcttatcttatcttattaacccttatcttatcttattgacctttatcttattgaaacttatagtattactttatgtaatatttatctcaccttatcttatcttatcttatcttattggccctgaacttatcttatcttatcttattgaccctg encodes:
- the LOC110797344 gene encoding phytoene synthase 2, chloroplastic, coding for MYSSLAMQFLYLQTTGTAHKNGLMQKLKVNKAPKFELHRRKSTSFLVLSNKGIERQSKGVIPRKQTHLDPTLLTEAYNSCRKICAQNSTSYYLGSLLLTEERKKAIWAIYAWTHRIDELVDGPNSRLTDSAVLDSWEKRLEDIFDGRPHDKIDAALADTVQRFPLDIKPFKDLMKGMRMDTWKKRYENYEELELYCYYVSGTGGLMTIPIAGISPEFASSTESVYKAALSLGTAFQLTNILRDVEEDALRGRVYLPQDELREFGLTDKDIFSKNVSEKWREFTKKQIVRARYYYDLAEQGVSQLNSESRWPVWASLMLYRAILDRIERNNYDNLTKRAKLGNAEKLMLLPLAYAKATGW
- the LOC110797345 gene encoding phytoene synthase 2, chloroplastic isoform X1, translating into MNNYSLELQFLHLKPAKLGRTSLIRKSRSNPRSALVLSDKGVDPLVELKIKQVIERQFKGFISLSKKETQFDPALLKEAYETCKQICSERSTTYYLGSLLMTEERKKAVWAVYAWGQRTDELVDEKLASEAELDSWEKKLEDIFNGCPQDIADTALADSVQRFPLDIEPFKDLLKGMRMDTWKTRYENYEELILYCYYVAVTGCLMALPIAGISPESDTSTESIYNAVVCLGIGNQLTNILRDVAEDASRGRVYLPQDELREFGLTDDDILSGNVTEKWREFTKMQIKRARYYYDQGEYIASQLDIASRWPVWASMLLYRKILDKIEANNYDNLTTRAKVGNTEKLLTLPLAYGKAMGWCPEKVVPR
- the LOC110797345 gene encoding phytoene synthase 2, chloroplastic isoform X2 — encoded protein: MTEERKKAVWAVYAWGQRTDELVDEKLASEAELDSWEKKLEDIFNGCPQDIADTALADSVQRFPLDIEPFKDLLKGMRMDTWKTRYENYEELILYCYYVAVTGCLMALPIAGISPESDTSTESIYNAVVCLGIGNQLTNILRDVAEDASRGRVYLPQDELREFGLTDDDILSGNVTEKWREFTKMQIKRARYYYDQGEYIASQLDIASRWPVWASMLLYRKILDKIEANNYDNLTTRAKVGNTEKLLTLPLAYGKAMGWCPEKVVPR